A single region of the Streptomyces vilmorinianum genome encodes:
- a CDS encoding DUF58 domain-containing protein, with protein sequence MTTAATPEGQRGEDRGGRPGDDRGGLRAALGGLTTRGRSFLAAGVAAAICAYVLGQGDLLRVGLLLAILPLICAGVLYRTRYRVAGSRRLSPRRVPVGSEARVHLRMDNVSRMPTGLLMLQDHVPYMLGPRPRFVLDRVEAGGRREVSYRVRSDLRGRFPLGPLQLRLNDPFGMCELTRSFSAYDTLTVVPRTEPLPPVKLTGEAAGYGDGRQRSLALAGDDDVIPRTYRHGDDLRRVHWRSTARYGELMVRREEQPQRARCTVLLDTRRIAFQGAGPDSAFEWAVSGAASALVHMLERGYAVRLLTDTGTAVPGEGAEGFAGTSQDAAEAAGLMMDTLAVVDHSDGAGLSRAYDVLRSGNEGLLVAFVGDIDEEQAALAARMRHRSGAAVAFVLDSGTWLTGGAVTGAVDERLRQLREAGWTALAVPPGARLAELWQQAGGMRAESTAGETYGGWS encoded by the coding sequence ATGACGACCGCTGCCACGCCGGAGGGGCAGCGGGGCGAGGACCGGGGCGGCCGCCCGGGTGACGACCGGGGCGGTCTGCGGGCCGCCCTCGGCGGTCTCACCACACGCGGCCGGTCCTTCCTCGCCGCCGGTGTCGCCGCCGCGATCTGCGCCTACGTCCTCGGCCAGGGCGATCTTCTGCGCGTCGGACTGCTGCTCGCGATCCTGCCGTTGATCTGCGCCGGGGTGCTCTACCGCACCCGGTACCGGGTCGCCGGCAGCCGCCGGCTCTCCCCGCGGCGAGTGCCCGTCGGCTCCGAGGCGCGGGTCCATCTGCGGATGGACAACGTCTCCCGGATGCCCACCGGGCTGCTCATGCTCCAGGACCACGTCCCGTACATGCTCGGGCCGCGGCCCCGGTTCGTCCTGGACCGGGTCGAGGCGGGCGGGCGGCGCGAGGTCTCGTACCGGGTCCGCTCCGATCTGCGCGGCCGCTTTCCGCTGGGCCCGCTCCAGCTGCGGCTGAACGACCCGTTCGGGATGTGCGAACTGACCCGCTCCTTCAGCGCGTACGACACCCTCACCGTCGTCCCCCGGACCGAGCCGCTGCCGCCGGTGAAGCTCACCGGCGAGGCGGCCGGGTACGGCGACGGCAGGCAGCGTTCCCTGGCCCTGGCCGGAGACGACGACGTGATCCCGCGCACCTACCGGCACGGCGACGATCTGCGCCGGGTCCACTGGCGTTCCACCGCGCGCTACGGCGAGCTGATGGTCCGCCGCGAGGAGCAGCCGCAGCGGGCCCGCTGCACGGTGCTGCTCGACACCCGCCGGATCGCCTTCCAGGGCGCCGGGCCCGACTCGGCCTTCGAGTGGGCGGTCTCGGGCGCGGCCTCCGCCCTGGTGCACATGCTGGAGCGCGGCTATGCGGTACGCCTCCTCACCGACACGGGCACCGCGGTGCCCGGTGAGGGCGCCGAGGGCTTCGCCGGCACGTCTCAGGACGCGGCCGAGGCGGCGGGTCTGATGATGGACACGCTCGCCGTCGTCGACCACTCCGACGGGGCCGGTCTCTCGCGCGCGTACGACGTGCTGCGCAGCGGCAACGAGGGCCTGCTGGTCGCCTTCGTCGGCGACATCGACGAGGAGCAGGCGGCGCTGGCCGCCCGGATGCGGCACCGCAGCGGCGCGGCCGTCGCCTTCGTCCTGGACAGCGGCACCTGGCTGACCGGCGGCGCGGTGACCGGTGCGGTCGACGAGCGGCTGCGGCAGCTGCGGGAGGCCGGCTGGACGGCGCTGGCCGTGCCGCCCGGTGCCCGGCTCGCCGAGCTGTGGCAGCAGGCGGGCGGCATGCGCGCGGAGAGCACCGCGGGTGAGACGTACGGAGGTTGGTCATGA
- a CDS encoding AAA family ATPase encodes MTTYDDRASLTDLTTTAERVRRSVEGVIEGKPEVVRLSLTVLLAEGHLLIEDVPGVGKTMLAKTLARSIDCSVRRIQFTPDLLPSDITGVSIFDQQRRDFEFKPGAIFAQIVIGDEINRASPKTQSALLESMEERQVTVDGQTYELPSPFMVVATQNPVEMEGTYPLPEAQRDRFMARVSIGYPSPEAELQMLDIHGAVNPLDDLQPVAHAHDIVKLIDAVRGVHVADSVRRYAVDIVAATRSHPDLRLGASPRATLHLLRAAKASAALSGREYVLPDDLQALAVPVLAHRLLPTAQAQLNRRTSEQVVLDILQRTPVPAAAPPAGPHYGQQPGVRPL; translated from the coding sequence GTGACGACCTATGACGATCGAGCGAGCCTCACAGATCTGACCACCACAGCGGAGCGTGTCCGCAGGTCGGTGGAGGGTGTGATCGAGGGCAAGCCTGAGGTCGTACGGCTTTCGCTGACCGTGCTGCTCGCCGAGGGGCATCTTCTGATCGAGGATGTCCCGGGCGTCGGCAAGACGATGCTGGCCAAGACGCTGGCCCGGTCCATCGACTGCTCGGTGCGCCGCATCCAGTTCACGCCCGACCTGCTGCCTTCGGACATCACCGGCGTGTCGATCTTCGACCAGCAGCGGCGGGACTTCGAGTTCAAGCCGGGCGCGATCTTCGCCCAGATCGTGATCGGCGACGAGATCAACCGCGCCTCGCCGAAGACCCAGTCCGCACTCCTGGAGTCCATGGAGGAGCGGCAGGTCACCGTCGACGGGCAGACCTACGAGCTGCCGAGCCCCTTCATGGTGGTGGCCACGCAGAACCCGGTGGAGATGGAGGGCACGTACCCGCTCCCCGAGGCCCAGCGCGACCGCTTCATGGCGCGCGTCTCGATCGGCTACCCCAGCCCCGAGGCCGAGCTCCAGATGCTCGACATCCACGGCGCGGTCAACCCGCTCGACGATCTGCAGCCGGTCGCGCACGCTCATGACATCGTCAAGCTGATCGACGCGGTACGCGGCGTCCATGTCGCCGACTCCGTGCGCCGGTACGCCGTGGACATCGTCGCCGCGACCCGCAGCCACCCGGATCTGCGCCTGGGCGCCTCGCCGCGTGCCACGCTGCACCTGCTGCGCGCCGCCAAGGCCTCCGCCGCGCTCAGCGGCCGCGAGTACGTCCTGCCGGACGACCTCCAGGCCCTGGCCGTGCCGGTCCTCGCGCACCGGCTGCTGCCGACGGCGCAGGCCCAGCTGAACCGGCGTACGTCGGAGCAGGTCGTCCTCGACATCCTGCAGCGCACGCCCGTCCCGGCCGCGGCGCCGCCCGCCGGCCCGCACTACGGCCAGCAGCCCGGCGTTCGGCCGCTGTGA
- a CDS encoding beta-class carbonic anhydrase yields the protein MSTSAHPSADAAAATRTGGTVTDRLVEANERYASDFTDPGMDARPVLNVAVVACMDARLDLHAALGLELGDCHTIRNAGGVVTDDVIRSLTISQRALGTRSVMLVHHTNCGLESLTEDFRHELEDEVGQRPAWAVEAFRDVDQDVRQSMQRVRTSPFLLHTDDVRGFVFDVTTGLLREIDPA from the coding sequence ATGTCGACCTCCGCTCACCCCTCCGCCGACGCCGCCGCCGCGACTCGCACCGGCGGGACGGTCACCGACCGACTCGTCGAGGCGAACGAGCGCTACGCCTCCGACTTCACCGACCCGGGCATGGACGCCCGGCCCGTCCTGAACGTCGCCGTGGTCGCCTGCATGGACGCCCGTCTCGACCTGCACGCCGCGCTCGGCCTGGAGCTTGGCGACTGTCACACCATCCGCAACGCGGGCGGCGTGGTCACCGACGACGTGATCCGCTCCCTCACGATCAGCCAGCGCGCCCTCGGCACCCGCAGCGTGATGCTCGTGCACCACACGAACTGCGGTCTGGAGTCGCTGACCGAGGACTTCCGGCACGAGCTGGAGGACGAGGTCGGCCAGCGGCCGGCGTGGGCGGTCGAGGCCTTCCGCGATGTCGACCAGGACGTCCGGCAGTCGATGCAGCGCGTGCGGACCTCGCCGTTCCTGCTGCACACCGACGACGTCCGGGGCTTCGTCTTCGACGTGACGACGGGTCTGCTGCGCGAGATCGACCCGGCGTAA
- the rsmH gene encoding 16S rRNA (cytosine(1402)-N(4))-methyltransferase RsmH, producing the protein MSNDRHVPVMLQRCLDMLAPALERPGAIVVDCTLGLGGHSEALLRRFPEARLVALDRDKEALRLSGERLAPYGERATLVHAVYDELPEVLDRLGIPRVDGILFDLGVSSMQLDEADRGFAYAQDAPLDMRMDQTTGISAAEVLNTYPAGELVRILRAYGEEKQAKRIVSAIVREREKEPFTNSARLVELIRDSLPQAAKRTGGNPAKRTFQALRIEVNGELSVLERAIPAAVKALAVGGRIAVLSYHSLEDRLVKQVFAAGAATTAPPGLPVVPEKYQPRLKLLTRGAELPTEEEIAENRRAAPARLRGAQRIREDESA; encoded by the coding sequence TTGAGCAACGACCGACACGTCCCGGTGATGCTCCAGCGGTGCCTGGACATGTTGGCCCCGGCCCTGGAACGCCCCGGCGCGATCGTCGTCGACTGCACCCTCGGCCTCGGTGGCCACAGCGAGGCGCTGCTGCGGCGGTTCCCCGAGGCGCGGCTCGTCGCCCTCGACCGGGACAAGGAGGCGCTGCGGCTCTCCGGCGAGCGACTCGCCCCGTACGGGGAGCGCGCCACGCTCGTCCACGCCGTGTACGACGAGCTGCCCGAGGTCCTCGACCGGCTCGGCATCCCGCGCGTCGACGGCATCCTCTTCGACCTGGGCGTCTCCTCCATGCAGCTCGACGAGGCCGACCGCGGCTTCGCCTACGCGCAGGACGCGCCGCTCGACATGCGCATGGACCAGACGACCGGGATCAGCGCGGCGGAGGTCCTCAACACCTACCCGGCCGGCGAGCTGGTCCGCATCCTGCGGGCGTACGGGGAGGAGAAGCAGGCCAAGCGGATCGTCTCCGCGATCGTGCGCGAGCGCGAGAAGGAGCCGTTCACCAACAGCGCCCGCCTGGTCGAGCTGATCCGCGACTCCCTCCCGCAGGCGGCCAAGCGCACCGGCGGCAACCCGGCCAAGCGCACCTTCCAGGCCCTGCGCATCGAGGTCAACGGCGAGCTGTCCGTCCTTGAGCGGGCGATCCCGGCCGCGGTGAAGGCGCTCGCGGTGGGCGGCCGGATCGCGGTCCTGTCGTACCACTCCCTGGAGGACCGGCTGGTCAAGCAGGTCTTCGCGGCGGGCGCGGCGACCACCGCCCCGCCCGGCCTGCCGGTGGTCCCGGAGAAGTACCAGCCCCGCCTGAAGCTGCTCACCCGCGGCGCCGAGCTCCCCACGGAGGAGGAGATCGCCGAGAACCGCCGCGCGGCCCCCGCGCGTCTGAGGGGGGCACAGCGCATCCGGGAGGACGAATCGGCGTGA
- a CDS encoding FtsB family cell division protein translates to MPSGPSTAARTPFVLLVVLLLGGGLITLLLLNSALNQGSFKLRDLKNRTTELTDEEQALQRDVDDYSAPDALERRARELGMVPGGSPAFLDPDGTVRGKPSKASAPKPDPTPTVTAPPPATRLPAGPPQVAPSGSASPSPDPAAGTPPATPPATTPATAPEAPTTTAPAPTNSGR, encoded by the coding sequence ATGCCGTCGGGGCCCAGCACCGCAGCCCGTACCCCCTTCGTCCTGCTCGTGGTGCTCCTCCTCGGCGGCGGGCTCATCACCCTCCTGCTGCTGAACTCCGCCCTCAACCAGGGCTCCTTCAAGCTGCGCGACCTCAAGAACCGGACCACCGAGCTCACCGACGAGGAGCAGGCCCTCCAGCGGGACGTGGACGACTACTCCGCGCCCGACGCGCTGGAGCGGCGGGCCAGGGAGCTCGGCATGGTCCCGGGCGGCAGCCCCGCGTTCCTCGACCCGGACGGCACGGTCCGCGGCAAGCCCTCCAAGGCCTCCGCGCCGAAGCCCGATCCGACCCCGACCGTGACCGCCCCTCCGCCCGCGACGCGGCTTCCGGCCGGACCGCCGCAGGTGGCACCCTCCGGCTCCGCCTCGCCGTCCCCGGACCCGGCCGCGGGTACGCCCCCGGCCACACCCCCGGCCACGACGCCCGCGACGGCACCCGAAGCGCCGACCACGACCGCGCCCGCCCCGACGAACTCCGGCAGGTGA
- a CDS encoding peptidoglycan D,D-transpeptidase FtsI family protein produces the protein MPPKEPPRRRVPGPARPARPRSSDGRQTRPARPAPRSAAPRRPAPRPPARPRTIRLGSPKPRLRLVSLGLTLVMLVFVVRLLQVQAVDAGALAAKAEAHRYQEYTLSADRGEITDRSGIALAASVDAYDITADPKLFTPEESRIQDAPEQAAALLAPLLGKEPADLAKKLRTPKSRYTLLARKQTPQVWNQIKDLKKVYEKKAKRSEGGNGINLLGGILSEPSTKRVYPNGELAAGILGYVNAEGRGAGGLESMLDKELAGTDGKIRFAQSGGRQVPTAGSQGTPAVPGSDIELTIDRDIQWAAQQAITAQVKKSKADRGYVIVQNTKTGEVLAMANAPGFDPNDLSAANAASMGNAALQDAYEPGSTSKVMSMAAVLEEGVAAPDTHVTVPNRLHRGDRLFKDDIDHRTWYLTLNGVLAKSSNIGTILATGQLGKTQAEANQVLYSYLRKFGIGRPTGLGYPGETPGILAKPEKWSTSQQYTIPFGQGLSINAMQAASVYSTIANGGVRIEPTLVRGTKGPDGRFTPAPAPEQTRVISEKTAKTLAQMLESVVGDEEGTGTRARIPGYRVAGKTGTANRVDPELGRYKGYTSSFAGFAPADDPQITVYCAIQNPTKGDYFGGQICGPIYKKVMEFALKTLHVPPTGSEPARMPVTFKDSE, from the coding sequence GTGCCCCCCAAGGAGCCCCCGCGCCGCCGCGTGCCCGGCCCCGCCCGGCCCGCACGCCCCCGGTCCTCCGACGGCAGGCAGACCCGGCCCGCCCGCCCCGCCCCGCGCTCCGCCGCCCCGCGCAGGCCCGCGCCCCGGCCCCCGGCGCGGCCGCGCACCATCCGGCTCGGCAGCCCCAAGCCCCGGCTGCGGCTTGTCTCCCTCGGCCTGACGCTCGTGATGCTGGTGTTCGTCGTCCGGCTGCTCCAGGTGCAGGCCGTCGACGCCGGCGCGCTGGCCGCCAAGGCGGAGGCGCACCGCTACCAGGAGTACACGCTCTCCGCGGACCGCGGCGAGATCACCGACCGCTCCGGGATCGCGCTGGCCGCCAGCGTCGACGCGTACGACATCACCGCCGACCCCAAGCTCTTCACCCCCGAGGAGAGCAGGATCCAGGACGCCCCGGAGCAGGCAGCCGCGCTCCTCGCGCCGCTCCTGGGCAAGGAACCCGCGGACCTCGCCAAGAAGCTCCGCACCCCCAAGTCCCGCTACACCCTGCTCGCCCGCAAGCAGACCCCGCAGGTCTGGAACCAGATCAAGGACCTCAAGAAGGTCTACGAGAAGAAGGCCAAGCGCTCCGAGGGCGGCAACGGGATCAACCTCCTCGGCGGCATCCTCAGCGAGCCCAGCACCAAGCGCGTCTACCCCAACGGCGAACTCGCCGCCGGGATACTGGGGTATGTCAACGCCGAGGGCCGCGGCGCCGGCGGCCTGGAGTCCATGCTCGACAAGGAGCTCGCGGGCACGGACGGCAAGATCAGGTTCGCCCAGTCCGGCGGCCGTCAGGTGCCCACCGCGGGCTCCCAGGGAACCCCGGCCGTGCCCGGCTCCGACATCGAGCTGACCATCGACCGGGACATCCAGTGGGCCGCCCAGCAGGCCATCACCGCGCAGGTGAAGAAGTCCAAGGCCGACCGCGGCTACGTGATAGTGCAGAACACGAAGACCGGCGAGGTCCTGGCCATGGCCAACGCCCCCGGCTTCGACCCCAACGACCTGTCCGCGGCCAACGCGGCCTCGATGGGCAACGCGGCCCTCCAGGACGCCTACGAGCCCGGCTCCACCAGCAAGGTCATGTCCATGGCCGCCGTCCTGGAGGAGGGCGTCGCCGCCCCCGACACCCATGTCACCGTGCCCAACCGGCTGCACCGCGGCGACCGGCTCTTCAAGGACGACATCGACCACCGCACCTGGTACCTGACCCTCAACGGCGTCCTCGCCAAGTCCAGCAACATCGGCACGATCCTGGCCACCGGCCAGCTCGGGAAGACCCAGGCCGAGGCCAACCAGGTCCTCTACTCCTACCTGCGCAAGTTCGGCATCGGCAGGCCCACCGGGCTCGGCTACCCGGGCGAGACCCCCGGCATCCTCGCCAAGCCGGAGAAATGGTCGACCTCGCAGCAGTACACGATCCCGTTCGGCCAGGGCCTCTCCATCAACGCCATGCAGGCCGCCTCCGTCTACTCGACCATCGCCAACGGAGGCGTACGGATCGAGCCCACGCTCGTCCGCGGCACCAAGGGACCCGACGGCCGGTTCACGCCCGCGCCCGCCCCGGAGCAGACCCGGGTGATCAGCGAGAAGACCGCCAAGACCCTCGCGCAGATGCTGGAGTCCGTGGTCGGCGACGAGGAAGGCACCGGCACCAGGGCCCGTATCCCCGGCTACCGCGTCGCGGGCAAGACCGGAACCGCCAACCGCGTCGACCCCGAGCTCGGCCGCTACAAGGGCTACACCTCCTCGTTCGCGGGCTTCGCACCCGCGGACGACCCGCAGATCACCGTCTACTGCGCCATCCAGAACCCCACCAAGGGCGACTACTTCGGCGGCCAGATCTGCGGACCCATCTACAAGAAGGTCATGGAGTTCGCCCTCAAGACCCTCCACGTCCCGCCGACGGGCAGCGAGCCCGCCCGGATGCCGGTGACCTTCAAGGACAGCGAGTGA
- a CDS encoding UDP-N-acetylmuramoyl-L-alanyl-D-glutamate--2,6-diaminopimelate ligase — protein MTTITPDSGNRKSNSDDARPSFGPATGGPGTLTAVPHADQYRTTPPRPEQARPTPLGDLAARLGIATPGSTDVTGITHDSRAVRPGDVYAALPGARLHGADFAGQAAGLGAAAILTDPAGAERAAATGLPVLVVENPRGRMGELAAEIYGRPGADLLQIGITGTSGKTTTAYLVEGGLRAGGRKTGLIGTVEMRIGDERIKSERTTPEATDLQALFAVMRERGVESVAMEVSSHALVLGRVDGCVFDVAVFNNLSPEHMEFHSDMEDYFGAKARLFTPERSKRGVVNLDDPYGRRLAAEATVPVVTFSAEGDPDADWRAEDVRIGSHDSTFTVVGPQGERISATAPLPGPFNVANTLAAIVSLAVAGLDPQTAADGVAAVPGVPGRLERVDAGQPYLAVVDYAHKTDAVESVLRSLRKVTEGKLHIVLGCGGDRDTTKRGPMGAAAARLADTAVLTSDNPRSEDPLAILAAMLAGAAEVPIHERGDVLVDADRAAAIAAAVARAQPGDTVLVAGKGHEQGQDIAGVVRPFDDRQVLHEAIERSLKNSQG, from the coding sequence GTGACCACGATCACCCCCGATTCCGGCAACCGGAAATCGAACTCCGACGACGCCCGGCCCTCTTTTGGCCCCGCGACGGGTGGGCCCGGTACGCTCACCGCCGTGCCACACGCTGATCAGTACCGAACCACCCCGCCCCGCCCGGAGCAGGCCCGCCCGACACCCCTGGGTGACCTGGCCGCCCGGCTCGGCATCGCGACGCCCGGCAGCACCGACGTCACGGGCATCACCCACGACTCGCGCGCGGTACGCCCCGGCGACGTCTACGCGGCCCTCCCAGGCGCCCGGCTGCACGGCGCCGACTTCGCCGGCCAGGCCGCCGGACTCGGCGCCGCCGCGATCCTCACCGACCCGGCGGGCGCCGAGCGCGCCGCCGCGACCGGTCTGCCGGTCCTGGTCGTCGAGAACCCGCGCGGACGGATGGGCGAGCTCGCCGCCGAGATCTACGGCCGCCCGGGCGCGGACCTGCTCCAGATCGGCATCACCGGCACCTCCGGCAAGACCACCACGGCCTACCTCGTCGAGGGAGGACTGCGGGCGGGCGGCCGGAAGACCGGCCTCATCGGCACCGTCGAGATGCGGATCGGCGACGAGCGCATCAAGTCGGAACGTACGACCCCCGAGGCCACCGACCTCCAGGCCCTGTTCGCGGTCATGCGCGAGCGCGGGGTCGAGTCGGTCGCCATGGAGGTCTCCAGCCACGCCCTCGTGCTCGGCCGGGTCGACGGCTGCGTCTTCGACGTCGCCGTCTTCAACAACCTCAGCCCGGAGCACATGGAGTTCCACTCCGACATGGAGGACTACTTCGGGGCGAAGGCGCGGCTGTTCACGCCGGAGCGCAGCAAGCGGGGCGTGGTGAACCTCGACGACCCGTACGGGCGCAGGCTGGCCGCGGAGGCGACCGTCCCGGTCGTCACCTTCTCCGCCGAGGGCGACCCCGACGCCGACTGGCGCGCCGAGGACGTCCGGATCGGCTCCCACGACTCCACGTTCACGGTCGTCGGCCCCCAGGGCGAGCGGATCTCCGCCACTGCCCCGCTGCCCGGACCGTTCAACGTCGCCAACACCCTGGCCGCGATCGTCAGCCTCGCCGTCGCCGGGCTCGACCCGCAGACCGCCGCCGACGGAGTCGCCGCCGTCCCCGGCGTCCCCGGCCGCCTGGAGCGCGTCGACGCCGGCCAGCCGTACCTCGCGGTCGTCGACTACGCCCACAAGACGGACGCTGTCGAATCGGTCCTGCGCTCGCTGCGCAAGGTCACCGAGGGCAAGCTGCACATCGTCCTTGGCTGCGGCGGCGACCGGGACACCACCAAGCGCGGACCGATGGGCGCCGCCGCGGCGCGCCTGGCCGACACCGCCGTACTGACCTCCGACAACCCCCGCTCCGAGGACCCTCTCGCGATCCTCGCCGCCATGCTCGCGGGCGCCGCGGAGGTGCCGATCCACGAGCGCGGCGACGTCCTGGTCGACGCCGACCGGGCCGCCGCCATCGCCGCGGCCGTGGCCCGCGCCCAGCCGGGCGACACCGTGCTCGTCGCCGGCAAGGGCCACGAACAGGGTCAGGACATCGCGGGAGTGGTCCGCCCCTTCGACGACCGCCAGGTCCTGCACGAAGCGATTGAACGCAGCCTCAAGAACAGTCAGGGATAA
- a CDS encoding UDP-N-acetylmuramoyl-tripeptide--D-alanyl-D-alanine ligase codes for MIALSLAEIAEIVGGQSYDIPDPAVQVTGPVVIDSREVKPGSLFAAFAGEQVDGHDYAERAVEAGAAAVLAARPVGVPAIVVDDVQTALGALARAVVERLGTDVVALTGSAGKTSTKDLIAQVLQRHAPTVWTPGSLNNEIGLPLTALRASDETQHLVLEMGARGIGHIRYLTGLTPPRIGLVLNVGTAHIGEFGGREQIAEAKGELVEALPPAEKGGVAVLNADDPLVRAMAARTHARVTLFGEADESDVRAENVRLTENGQPSFRLHTPTGCSDVTLRLYGEHHVSNALAAAAVAHELGMPVEEIATALSEAGTLSRWRMEVTERPDGVTIVNDAYNANPESMRAALRALAAMGRAAQAQGGRTWAVLGKMAELGDASLAEHDAVGRLAVRLNVSKLVAVGDREASWLQLGAYNEGSWGEESVHVSDARAAVDLLRSELRPGDVVLVKASRSVGLEQVALALLDSESEVTGR; via the coding sequence GTGATCGCCCTCTCCCTCGCCGAGATCGCCGAAATCGTCGGCGGGCAGTCGTACGACATACCGGATCCGGCCGTCCAGGTCACCGGCCCCGTCGTCATCGACTCCCGTGAGGTGAAGCCCGGCAGCCTGTTCGCCGCCTTCGCCGGCGAACAGGTCGACGGCCACGACTACGCGGAACGCGCCGTCGAGGCGGGCGCCGCGGCCGTCCTGGCGGCCCGCCCCGTCGGCGTGCCCGCCATCGTCGTGGACGACGTCCAGACGGCGCTCGGCGCCCTCGCCCGCGCCGTCGTCGAACGCCTCGGCACCGATGTCGTCGCGCTCACCGGCTCCGCCGGAAAGACCTCCACCAAGGACCTGATCGCCCAGGTCCTGCAGCGCCACGCGCCCACCGTGTGGACGCCGGGCTCGCTCAACAACGAGATCGGGCTGCCGCTCACGGCGCTGCGCGCGAGCGACGAGACCCAGCACCTGGTCCTCGAGATGGGCGCCCGCGGCATCGGCCACATCCGCTACCTCACCGGACTGACCCCGCCGCGCATCGGACTCGTCCTGAACGTGGGCACCGCCCACATCGGCGAGTTCGGCGGACGCGAGCAGATCGCCGAGGCCAAGGGCGAGCTCGTCGAGGCCCTGCCCCCGGCCGAGAAGGGCGGGGTGGCCGTCCTCAACGCCGACGACCCGCTCGTACGGGCCATGGCCGCGCGGACCCACGCGCGCGTGACCCTGTTCGGAGAGGCCGACGAATCCGACGTACGTGCCGAGAATGTCCGGCTCACAGAGAACGGACAGCCCTCTTTCAGGCTTCACACACCCACCGGGTGCAGTGACGTGACCTTGCGCCTGTACGGTGAGCACCACGTGTCGAACGCGCTCGCCGCGGCCGCCGTCGCCCATGAGCTGGGCATGCCCGTCGAGGAGATCGCCACCGCGCTCTCCGAGGCAGGCACCCTGTCGCGCTGGCGCATGGAGGTCACCGAGCGTCCGGACGGCGTGACGATCGTCAACGACGCCTACAACGCGAACCCCGAGTCCATGCGAGCCGCTCTGCGCGCGCTCGCGGCCATGGGCAGGGCCGCACAGGCCCAGGGGGGCCGTACGTGGGCGGTGCTCGGCAAGATGGCCGAGCTCGGTGACGCATCGCTCGCCGAGCACGACGCGGTCGGACGGCTCGCCGTCCGGCTCAACGTCAGCAAGCTCGTGGCGGTCGGGGACAGGGAAGCGTCCTGGCTGCAACTGGGCGCATATAACGAGGGTTCGTGGGGTGAGGAGTCGGTGCACGTGTCCGACGCGCGGGCGGCGGTCGACCTGTTGCGCAGTGAGCTGCGCCCGGGAGACGTCGTGCTGGTGAAGGCTTCGAGGTCGGTCGGGCTCGAGCAGGTCGCCCTGGCCCTCCTTGACTCCGAGAGCGAGGTCACCGGCCGATGA
- the mraY gene encoding phospho-N-acetylmuramoyl-pentapeptide-transferase: MRQILFAGAIGLFLTLIGTPLLIKLLARKGYGQFIRDDGPRGHAGKKGTPTMGGIAFILATLIAYALTKVITGEDPTFSGVLVLFLTAGMGLVGFLDDYIKIVKQRSLGLRAKAKMLGQLIVGIAFAVLALQFADLRGLTPASEKLSFITDFGWSIGPVLFVVWALFMILAMSNGVNLTDGLDGLATGASVMVFGAYTFIGLWQFQESCANAMTLTNPNACFEVRDPLDLAVVASALMGSCFGFLWWNTSPAKIFMGDTGSLALGGALAGLAICSRTELLLALLGGLFVLITMSVVIQVGSFKMTGKRVFRMAPLQHHFELKGWSEVLVVVRFWIIQGMCVIVGLGLFYAGWASEK; the protein is encoded by the coding sequence ATGAGGCAGATCCTCTTCGCGGGAGCCATCGGGCTCTTCCTGACCCTGATCGGCACTCCGCTGCTCATCAAGCTCCTTGCGCGCAAGGGGTACGGGCAGTTCATCCGGGACGACGGCCCGCGCGGCCACGCCGGCAAGAAGGGCACGCCCACCATGGGCGGCATCGCCTTCATCCTGGCCACGTTGATCGCGTACGCCCTCACCAAGGTCATCACGGGCGAGGACCCGACCTTCTCGGGTGTCCTCGTCCTCTTCCTGACCGCGGGCATGGGCCTGGTCGGCTTCCTCGACGACTACATCAAGATCGTCAAGCAGCGTTCGCTGGGTCTGCGGGCCAAGGCCAAGATGCTGGGCCAGCTGATCGTCGGCATCGCCTTCGCGGTACTCGCGCTGCAATTCGCCGACCTGCGCGGACTCACCCCGGCCTCCGAGAAGCTGTCCTTCATCACCGACTTCGGCTGGTCCATCGGGCCGGTGCTGTTCGTGGTCTGGGCGCTCTTCATGATCCTGGCCATGTCCAACGGCGTGAACCTGACGGACGGTCTGGACGGCCTGGCCACCGGCGCGTCGGTGATGGTCTTCGGCGCGTACACGTTCATCGGGCTGTGGCAGTTCCAGGAGTCCTGCGCCAACGCGATGACCCTGACCAACCCCAACGCCTGCTTCGAGGTCCGCGACCCGCTGGACCTCGCCGTCGTCGCCTCCGCCCTGATGGGCTCCTGCTTCGGCTTCCTGTGGTGGAACACCTCACCCGCCAAGATCTTCATGGGCGACACCGGCTCGCTGGCCCTCGGCGGTGCGCTCGCCGGCCTCGCCATCTGCTCCCGTACCGAGCTGCTGCTCGCCCTGCTCGGCGGCCTCTTCGTGCTGATCACCATGTCGGTGGTCATCCAGGTCGGCTCCTTCAAGATGACCGGCAAGCGCGTCTTCCGGATGGCCCCGCTCCAGCACCACTTCGAACTCAAGGGGTGGTCCGAGGTCCTGGTCGTCGTCCGGTTCTGGATCATCCAGGGCATGTGCGTGATCGTGGGCCTGGGCCTCTTCTACGCGGGATGGGCATCCGAAAAGTGA